gaaaatattccatGTAATGCACCTCAAGCACCCCATTTTGATGCTAATAAAAATTGGCAACAACCTCACgttggggatgatacacaatcgaAAGAGTAATTCCATGTTTTagaagagcgaataaaagcaattgaggggCATAATGTCTATGGTCTCGAAActtttgatatgtgtttggttcccgatgtgactatccctccaaAATTCAAGGTTCCCGAGcttgaaaaatacaaaggcaccatatgtcctaaaaatcatatGACTATGTATTGCAGgaaaatggcttctcatgctcataacgacaaacttctcattcacttttttcaagatagtttgagtggggcatcgttaagttggtatatgcatcttgagcgAAATCGAATTCGTTCGTGGAAATACTTGGCTGATGCTTTCTTGAGGCAATACAGGTATAACATTGACATGACCCCTaataggatgcaattgcaaaattcattgaaaaaggacaacgaaactttcaaagaatatgcACAACAGTGGAGAGAAGTGACATCACAAGTAAAACCTCCTTTATTTGAAAGAGAAATTGTTGGTATGTTTTGGATACTCTCCAGCcacctttttatgataagatgattgggagtataTCATCAAACTTTTTTGACCTaatcatgataggagaaaggatagaaagtgggatgaggagtggcaagattGTATGTGCGGCAAGTGGCATGAAGAGACCTCAGACAaccttcacaaaaaagaaagaaggggatGCTAACGTTGTATTGGCAAATCCAAGGGTCTATTATTCTCCAACTATGAATTCTTATCGACCTCCAAATTTTCAGCCCCAAATTCCCTACATTCCCTATCTGTGTGTGTCTGCGATTTCACAAACTCCATACCcgcaatatcacccttcaaagccacctttttatcaaccacctaTAGTCCAACCACCACCTGTCACGTTTTCCCAACAAAATCCAATTCCAAATCACTACAAACCACCAGTTAACCGAGAAAAGAAGATAACTCGTTTTGATCTGATTCACGTGACATACAGCCAATTGTTGCCTCACTTACTCCAGAATTCGATGGTAGTCTTGAGGTCAATGAAACCTCTGGAACCACCATTCCCAAAATGGTATAACCCAAacgccaaatgtgaataccatgcagGAGCTGTGGGGCATTCCCTTGAAGATTGTCAAGCcttaaaatctaaagtgcaagaattgattaatgcaaaatggctgACCTTCAAGGAAGACGGTCGTAACGTAGGGAATAATCCTTTGTCGGGTCACGGAGATGCCGTTGTCAATCTCATTGAAGAAGAGATAGAACAATACACAAAAGATGATTATGTATCGACCATAGAGCCGTgcatagaaaataatatatctttcccaaGACGATTGGAGATCCTCTATAGAAAAGAGAATCCTAAGCCAACTCATAGTTGGAAAAATGCAATAATTAATCAAGCACCAACTTCTTttccttatgaaaataacaaGGCGGTTCCATGGAATTATGAAGTCACATCCCATTTAGTTAATCATCAATCATGTGATATCTTTAAGCCTCAAGGTACTGATGTCACCAATATTTCAGGGATTGGCAGGATGACCcggagtggtcgagtatacactcctaaacaacttaggaaaaaggaaggtcatggagaaaaagagaaagaggttgtgtatcatgccataaaaggatCAGAAATTTGCAAAAAGATAGTGTCTAAAGAAAAAGCTAacgaatttttgaattttattaagcAAAGTGAGTATAAGTTGGtagatcaactaaatcaaacatCTTCTAAGATATACatacttatatttattatcaacattatttcaaatctcgcctcctttgttgtttgtgtttgactgacttggTATGCGTCTGTGAAATCGCAATTATTAcatgttaatgagtcttgaagttcaaataTGAGAGAAGCTCTGATAGGTTATACCAGAAATGAGAGTAAcaaccaaacatatatttaaacctacaatttatttatgtagACATCACTTAAAATATTGACACGTCATCAAAACTATATTCAAAATTGGTGAGTAGACAAAAtatctcaaattttataaataaatggattaaaattataaaataaaaagtagatAGATCAAAATTATGTATAAAGAAGAACAAAAGTGAAAGtgaaattaaatctaaaatacttattcttattatatgtaaaattaatttaaaactgCGAGTGCATAGATTTATTTCTTAACAGGTCTATacattaatgaattttttttatgccAATTTATAAATAGTGTGTACAATATTATGGTTGTGTGAGCCTATGCACTACAATTTATGATAGTAACATATGCTAAACTTGATTGGGCAGTGTCACAAATTTCTTCCTAAATACAAGCTTCCTGCATCGTTCGAAAATGGTATCATATATTAAATCAAACGGTCCTTCTTCTTTCTCCCGATTGACAACAAATGCTATGTGATCACCCTCTACAAGCTTGTAATACCTGTTTcatcaaatatcataatttgGTCAGTGcccaaaactattttttaatgtaaattgaaaatatattatatgcATGGTGGTGTGtgttatacatatatatataccagATGCCCGGTTGTAAAGTTTCATAATCTGAATCTTGTTCAACCAAATGGCTGGGATGTTCAATTGGGAAACGAGGATGAGTCATCGATATTGTGTTTATTTCTCCATCACTTTCCTGCCAATCTTCATTCCTATACATTTAATgatactaataaaattaaattactaaatacttaaattttatgtcatttatGTATCAATACTcttaatttagttaattttaatatatactatATTAATGCATATGtggataaattataaaaatttattgataaaaaaattcataatgtGATATATTTATTGTACCGTAGAGTAGAATTTGTCATATAATATACATGATTGCTTGAATTtacttcatttaaaattaatatggtTGAAATTGTTGCATTAAAcagaaaaaaaagaataatggCAAAATATGTCATGTTACTTTATGAAGGATTGAAGGCTTACTAATGACAATATCACAAAAATTCCATCCATTATGGACCAAGATATATTTAGGACTGACCCACCTaactctttttatttaattaagtgaGTTAAGGTTATTTTGTCCCACTAACTTGTGAATCCATTGCCCTATTCTTTTCttctagaaaaaatatatttaatttttatttaattaattttcaattttaaatgaatttctTGGATGGATCAACAACCTTTTTCTATGGATTAACTTTCCAACCCCATCAACTCAAAAATTTTacttcttatttttaaattttaattttcgtGATTCTCCATATCAAAGAACAAGAGTAATTTAAAACCTTGATGATATAAAAACAAACCTATATCCTTTATAAGGGAGAGAACCCTGTGAAGAACAACACCACTGGCTCATCTGCAAAACTCTTAAGAAAAGCAAGGGGTGAATTCTAAGCTTGCAAGAATGAACAGTGTTGCCCATGATTTTCCAAGTGCGTTTGATAGCATAGCTAAAGTAGTATGTATTTGGAAATGTATTTATataattgttgatttttataGAACCTTGAATTGTTAAATCAGGGAGGATCCAATCCTCTGAAGCAAATGGGCCTACATTATCCAAGAGGCAATTAACAAGACCCCTTAAGCCCATTTTTCTCCATGACATGTTAAAGTGATCCAGCCCAAAATTTTGGTACTTTTTCAGCCAAGAAATGTCAACCCATTCATTCATTATTACTCCAATGCGGCAAAGTTGTAAAAGGCAAATAGGTTTCAATTTTCTCCCATCTTCTGGCCTGAAAACAAAGATCAAGTTTAATAAACTTCCTTAGTGCCCATGGTTTATGTAACATGGATCACTTAATTGTGATTAGCAAAAACATTAACAATATTAGAGCAATAAAAGTTTGGCCTAAACTGTTCTCAAATTCTAATTcgtaaatattgatattgttagatTGAACGTCTTgtaatatgtttaaattttcaaaatatcattaaaagtATGACTCTAAACTCTAGACCATTTTTTACAATTACTAAATacttaagaataaaaaattacagTTTTCAAAAAAGATTTGCGACAAAATCTAAACTTGTGAAATGTGAAACACAATTTGACCGTGATTAAAGGACTATTAAAATTATGGTCAAAACTCTTTAGAGTCACATTAACTTTtagacaattaaaataaaagttttagaTCTACAAACATATTATACCaacatataattaaaagaatatagtttttttttttaaaatgtctaTAGTCTTAGGCCTTAATTTTCCCTTATTGCTAACTCTGTTGGCCCTACCATAATCTCTTCATAATTTTTTCTCTATGTAATTtcttgaaaaattattaaactcaAATTAAGGACAAATCACTTTAAGATTAATAAAAGGTTATGCGAAGTTTAGGTATATAAGAAAGAAGTTAATAAGAACTTCACCGCATGCCATCTAAGTATGTTCTTGTAGTTCCATTAATTGCTCCTGATAGAGAGGTTATGCTTAGTACCCAATTCTCTGTTGTGTTTTCATACCCCTTGAATGCCTGCATacaatatcaatctgaaatatatatatctaatattttcttttttagcaATACTAtactatatattaatatatgggaaatacaaataaaataaaataaaataaaataaaataagaacacATATATTATCACTAGGACCAACTAACCTTATCAGCAAGCATTTGTTGCAAGACACGAATGACTTGTGCTCCAGCTGAGTGTCCAACAAAGTGAACTGGGTGATCCTCGTCCCACTTAGGATAGAAGCCTACATTCCATATTTACACAACAAACTTCATTTTCAATAGAGTCTCGTagatttgttcaaaaataataatgtctcgttaatatatttttcacaaaatGTCCACTTCTATATAGATGTCAACATATAAATTAATGAAGTGGTCAGAAATGAGTTTCAATTAAAGACGAATAGTTTAATAAATTACgagtttaaattttgattaacataatttttagttaaattttatttatttctcaattgAATTTTGAATGATTAAAGTCTCACTCCTCATCAAATCGGAgaattaaactaataaaatatgaatttaagaTGAATTTTATGGCGAATTACTTTGATTGGTGTGGTGTGGTCCACCGGAGACCAATACTTGGTCAACACTCAAAATTTCAACttttgatagtttttttttacatttgtcAAACTAGCATAATGGTGACAATGAAAAGAATTCTAAGTTtctaattttgaaaatagaatCAATAATTGTTTCTCTTTTAGGCGATTTTCACGTGATCCAAGATAAACTATTTATCAAAGTGATCATCGGTATAACTTgtcttattaaaataaataattttttaaagagacCAATAAATCAAAGTATTTGAACAATAACAAGATATAATTTCTCacattattgttattttagaaCCACCACCTctatctctttttattttgaaaataggaGAGAACCTAATTTTATCTACCACATTTTGTCACCATTCATAAAAATGGAGCTGTATAATGCTGTATTTTATACTCAATGCACATAGagaatttcaaatttaagtgtcactctttttattatattactattggagtgttataaaaataaataaaattaatggtGTGGAAGAATATAACTTATACAACACTAATAACATGAAAATCATCGAACCTCGTTCATATATTTGTCCAAACTGCGAGTGTCCACAAGCTTTGCTGTGTTCTTCACCGTAATCGACTTGTCCaccttttaaataataaaacatttCTCGAGCTCTGAGACAAAACTCCTTTTCAGAATTTTCTCAAACAAGCGTAGGATTGGTATTTCAAAAATGGTGATGTTAACATATGTCTTACGGCATAGGTTAaggatattaaatttataaaaaaaaaaaaaaaagtaatatttgaacttttaaatattgaaaaagttttatattatcTTCACTACATAAACACTCATTAAGATGActttaaagataattttgataaaagtcaaaatattgttgttgatttaatagttataattaattgacagtgtaaatttttttttacttatatacaaattaaatctaatttttatatatgaatcaCTAACATGTGTAAAGATAATGCACATTATAATCA
This region of Cicer arietinum cultivar CDC Frontier isolate Library 1 chromosome 8, Cicar.CDCFrontier_v2.0, whole genome shotgun sequence genomic DNA includes:
- the LOC101510107 gene encoding uncharacterized protein isoform X2, yielding MILWNVYQQLVELFVSSMLILFYGFYIFGTGVAQDLSHSMVQNYETDVTHPKDDDDMPPIVFVHGFFGFGSFGKRRLNALSHFVERKNKQRRVLVPDFGCLTSIYDRAREMFYYLKGGQVDYGEEHSKACGHSQFGQIYERGFYPKWDEDHPVHFVGHSAGAQVIRVLQQMLADKAFKGYENTTENWVLSITSLSGAINGTTRTYLDGMRPEDGRKLKPICLLQLCRIGVIMNEWVDISWLKKYQNFGLDHFNMSWRKMGLRGLVNCLLDNVGPFASEDWILPDLTIQGSIKINNYINTFPNTYYFSYAIKRTWKIMGNTVHSCKLRIHPLLFLRVLQMSQWCCSSQGSLPYKGYRNEDWQESDGEINTISMTHPRFPIEHPSHLVEQDSDYETLQPGIWYYKLVEGDHIAFVVNREKEEGPFDLIYDTIFERCRKLVFRKKFVTLPNQV
- the LOC101510107 gene encoding uncharacterized protein isoform X1; amino-acid sequence: MILWNVYQQLVELFVSSMLILFYGFYIFGTGVAQDLSHSMVQNYETDVTHPKDDDDMPPIVFVHGFFGFGSFGKRRLNALSHFVERKNKQRRVLVPDFGCLTSIYDRAREMFYYLKGGQVDYGEEHSKACGHSQFGQIYERGFYPKWDEDHPVHFVGHSAGAQVIRVLQQMLADKAFKGYENTTENWVLSITSLSGAINGTTRTYLDGMRPEDGRKLKPICLLQLCRIGVIMNEWVDISWLKKYQNFGLDHFNMSWRKMGLRGLVNCLLDNVGPFASEDWILPDLTIQGSIKINNYINTFPNTYYFSYAIKRTWKIMGNTVHSCKLRIHPLLFLRVLQMSQWCCSSQGSLPYKGYRNEDWQESDGEINTISMTHPRFPIEHPSHLVEQDSDYETLQPGIWYIYMYYKLVEGDHIAFVVNREKEEGPFDLIYDTIFERCRKLVFRKKFVTLPNQV